A single genomic interval of Cucumis sativus cultivar 9930 chromosome 7, Cucumber_9930_V3, whole genome shotgun sequence harbors:
- the LOC101215029 gene encoding peroxisomal 2,4-dienoyl-CoA reductase, with translation MASPFRSDILRGKVALITGGGSGIGFEIATQFGQHGASIAIMGRRKQVLDSAVAALRSLGISAFGFEGDVRKQEDASSVVDSTFNKLGSLDILVNAAAGNFLVSAEDLSPNGFRTVMDIDSVGTFTMCHQALKYLKKGGPGRNSLTGGTIINISATLHYTAAWYQIHVSAAKAAVDAITRNLALEWGADHDIRVNGIAPGPIQGTPGLSKLAPEEINSKIREDMPLYRIGEKWDIAMAALYLASDAGKYVNGTTIIADGGMWLSSPRRLPKDAVKQLSRVVEKRSRNLPVGAPKSKL, from the exons ATGGCTTCTCCCTTCCGTTCAGACATATTGAGAGGGAAGGTGGCTTTGATTACTGGAGGCGGCTCTGGAATCGGCTTCGAAATCGCCACCCAATTCGGTCAACATGGAGCTTCCATTGCCATCATGGGTCGAAGGAAGCAAGTCCTCGATTCCGCCGTCGCCGCTCTCCGATCTCTCGGAATCTCG GCATTTGGGTTTGAAGGTGATGTTCGTAAACAAGAAGACGCAAGTAGTGTAGTGGACTCTACTTTCAATAAACTTGGTAGTCTGGACATTCTTGTGAATGCAGCAGCTGGGAACTTTCTGGTATCAGCAGAAGATTTGTCTCCAAATGGATTTCGAACAG TTATGGATATTGATTCAGTTGGCACATTCACAATGTGCCATCAAGCCCTCAAATATCTCAAGAAAGGTGGACCTGGAAGGAATTCACTTACCGGCGGaacaattattaatattagtgCAACTTTGCACTACACAGCTGCATGGTATCAAATTCATGTATCTGCAGCCAAG GCAGCTGTAGACGCTATTACAAGAAATTTAGCTCTGGAGTGGGGAGCTGATCATGATATTAGGGTAAATGGCATTGCACCTGGACCCATCCAGGGGACTCCTGGTCTGAGTAAACTCGCACCTGAAGagataaatagcaaaataaggGAAGATATGCCTTTGTACAGAATAGGAGAAAAATGGGATATTGCTATGGCTGCTCTTTACCTTGCCTCGGATGCAG GTAAATACGTGAATGGAACGACTATCATTGCTGATGGAGGTATGTGGTTGAGCTCACCACGTCGGTTGCCCAAGGATGCTGTTAAGCAGTTGTCACGAGTAGTGGAAAAGAGGTCTAGAAATTTACCTGTTGGTGCTCCAAAAAGCAAGCTGTGA